The genomic interval CTGCAAAAAGCAGAAAACATTTCATCATTAACATGAATATGATTTGTAAGATACTTTCTCAATTGCCCGAACTTATTTTTATCCATATTGTATAATCTGAAGTTGAAATATATTTTATAAACAGCTATTGAAATTAAATAAAGTTTTAAAACTATTTAGACTTATTCCATCTAAAAAATTATATTTGTTCTGTTTATAGGTAATGAACTGATTTGTGGAAATTTCAAGGGCTAATAAGGATTATAAATTGCTGAATCAGATTGACGATGCAAGTTTTCGTGCCTTGTTTGATCTGTATTGGAAGCCACTGGTTGCTTTTTGTCAACACCATATCAAGGATGATGAGGTTGCTATGGATATTGTCCAGGATATCTTTCATTCTCTTTGGAGACGCAGAGACGGTCTTCAAATCGAAACACGTATGGAATACTATCTTTTCCGTGCAGCCCGTATTAAAGTCAGTGACTATTATCGTGAAAAGTTTAAACAGGAGAATCAAAGCCGGTGCCTTTCAGAAAATTTCTGCGAAAGTATTAATAATACGGAGGAAACCATTCTTTTCAAAGATCTGGATCATTTTGTCGATGGACTGGTTAACAGACTGCCATGCAGGTGCAAACAGGTTTATACTTTATCCAGGAATAGTGGTCTGAGTATACCTGAAATTGCGGAACAGCTTGAAATTTCTGAAAAAACTGTAGAAGCACATTTAACCAAAGCATTACGTTTTCTTAAGACTTATTTGCATTAAGAAAGTACTGAAAAATAAATTCTTTCTTGACTAAGGGTAAATCCCCTGATCACCGACTTGTATTCTAAAAGCAGTTCATGTTGGTAGATCATCATTTGTTAGAAAAGTATTGGGCGGGTCTATGTACTCCAGCGGAACGGAAGGCCGTAGAGCAGTGGATGTCTGAGGGAATTCCAGAAGAGTCTTATGAACTTCGTTCTCCGGAGTCAGAACCGATGATGAAAGACCAGTTATGGCAGCGTATTGCTCTGGCCCGACAAGAAGAAAACGAAATACAACAACCCGTTAAGATTGTTCGGAGACCGATCTGGTTCAGAGGGATAGCAATTGCTGCAATACTTATTTTAACGATTGGACTGGGCATATATGTCTTAAATAAGCAATCCCCTGATACTGCTTTAATAGCCTATCAGGAATTGATTCTTCCACCTGGAAAAAAAGCCAGCATATCTTTGTCTGACGGAACTAAAGTATACCTCAATGCGGGAAGCAGATTAAGATATCCAAAGAAGTTTTCAAAAACGGAAAGAAGGATTTTTCTGGATGGAGAAGCTTTTTTTGAAGTGGCAAAAAATCCTGAGAAACCATTCTATGTACAAACCAAACAGACAACGACACGTGTTTTGGGTACCCGATTTAACATTCAGAGTTGGAAAGGCTATGCTGACAGGTTAAATGTTGAAGAAGGCAGAGTAAGGTTCACAGCGGCAGGATGCACAGATACCCTGATCCTGCACGCCAATATGCAAGGAGAATTTGATGGCCACTCACTGATCAGGACTATGGTTAACAGTGCGAATAAGATTGCATGGACAAAAGGTATCATGGTTTTTAACGATACTAAGCTAAGCGAGGTTACAGCCGAACTGGAGCGTTGGTATGCCGTTCAAATCCATCTGAGTGATCCTGGATTAGCAAATTATAGACTGAAAGCCCGGTTTGACAATAACCCCTCACTGATTGATGTCCTTCAGGGTATCAGCTTTGCACTGAATATAAAATATAACATCAAAGATAAGGAGGTTACTTTGTCCAGATAAATACCATTTTATATAAAATACCCGGTGTACGCATCGCCAAAGTTGTTCACCGGGTATAAGCAATGAATATAATCAATCACATCACTTTTAATCAAAAATATGAACTTTTTGCTATTTAGCATAAGGTTGTTTTCGCTTGCATCGAAAACAATTCTTTTAATCACTTTAACTATTTTTATCTCGCTCTCAGCCAGTGCACAATCTACTCTATTAAAAAAACGTATCAATATTCAGGTTAAAAATGTTAGTGTCGCCCAGGCTCTGGAAGAAATAGAGACTAAAGCGGGGTGCAACTTCATTTACAGTCCGGATTTGTTGGATGTGAATAGAAAAATCAGCTTATCTAATCAGAATTCGACTTTAGAAGACATCCTTCAGGAGATCTTTCCGAATGAGATCCGCCGGATAGAAGTAAAGGGAAACCAGATTAACCTTCAGCCATCAAAAGGTAAGGGAACGGTCATGGGTAAGGTCTTAACAAGTGATGGTCTTCCTGCTGCATATGTAAATGTAGACATGGATAACAGGAAAGTTCAGGCAGATGAAAATGGTAATTTTAGTTTTGCCAATGCAGAGGTTGGAACTTATAAAGTTACAGCTAAATATGTTGGCTTAAAAGGGCAGGAGCAAGAAGTTACTGTGGCGCCAAATGGAACAGTTAAGATTTCGTTCACGCTATACGAAGATATGAGAGCACTGCAGGAAGTAGTGGTCAATGGGGAACGTGTCAACAGGTTTGCCAATAAGACAACAGAATATGTGTCTCGTTTGCCCTTAACAAATCTGGAAAATCCGCAGGTTTATAGTGTAGTGACCAAACAGCTGATGCAGGAACAGGTTGCTGTAACAGTAGCAGATGCGCTGCGTAATGCTGGCGGGGCGGTATCTGTTACTAATCCTTCTGGTGGCGTTAGTGCTTACTTCAGGGGATTCGGGACGGGAATTAATGCCCGCAACGGAATGGAATCTACCTCGGATCGTTCTGCCGTAGATTTGGCAAATATTGAGCGTATTGAAGTTATGAAAGGCCCTTCGGGTACTTTATTTGGTGCTTCAGTATCTTCCTTTGGTGGAGTAGTCAACGTAGTTACAAAAAAGCCGATTGAAGCCAAACGAACAGAAGTGAGCTATACAACAGGAAGCTTTGGTTTAAACCGGCTTACTGTAGACGTCAATACCCCATTGGATAAGGAAAAAAAGGTACTGTTCAGGGTTAATGCGGCCTCGAACCGGGAAAGGAGTTTTCTGGATTATGGGTTTAATAATACCTTTTTACTTGCACCAAGTATTACCTATCATGTAAATGAAAAGCTGACGCTGAATGTGGATGCCGAATTATTGCAGGTACACAATACACAGCCTATGAACTATGTATTCCGGTCTGCGGATATTAAGCAGCCCAGCGACCTTTTACTGGACTACCGGAAAACATTGTTTCATGATAATGTGGATGTGAAAAATTACGCTACACGTGTTTTTGCTGAAGCAGTTTATAAGTTGTCACCTAACTTCAAGTCAACGACACTTTTCTCCTTTGTGTCTGAAAATGTGGATCATAGTTATCAGCGGCTTGTAATCTGGTCGTCACCAAGTATGGCTACAAGAGCTTCCTATGTGTACGGTCCGGTTTATAATGGATACACAAATATTCAACAGAATTTTAACGGCAAGGTGAAAACAGGAGGGTTGACACATAACCTTTTGATCGGAGCGAATTATCGTCACTATACTTCGAGTTTTCTATTTGCAGATATACAGCCTATTGATAAGATTGACGTAACAAAGCCCTTTAAACCAATAGTTAGTCAGCAGATTGATAAACTGGTAAGCTTTGAACCATTTCCTTCACCCACACAGCAAACGGCCAGCGTTTATGCATCAGATATGATTAATCTGTTGCCCCGTCTTTCAGCGATGTTATCGCTGCGCCTTGATCATTATAACAGACAAGCAGTTGAAGGTGATGAAGATGGATTTAAGCAAACTTCTTTTGCACCGAAATTTGGCCTGGTTTATGAACTTCTGCCAAAATCTTTATCACTGTTTGCTAATTATATGAGTGGCTTCCAAAACGTTGCCCCGGTTTCACAACCTAATGGTACGCGCCAGGTTCTGGATCCCTTATTTGCTACTCAGGCAGAAGGTGGTATTAAAGCGGAGCTTTTTGAAAAGAAACTGAGTTTTACAGCTAGCTATTACCGGATTAATATTGACAATGCTACACGTATGAATGAGGAATTATTTACTATACAGGATGGTAAGCAGGTGAGCAAGGGGGTAGATTTGGAGTTAATTACACAACCACTGCCAGGTCTGAATATTCTTGCAGGTTATGCTTACAATGACAATCGTATAGTAAGAGCTGCTTTAGATGCTAAAATAGATGGGAATAAAGCAGGAAATGCACCGGAAAATGTAGCAAATTTCTGGGCTTCTTATACCTTCCAAAATCAACTTAAAGGTTTGGGATTTGGTGCAGGTATGAATTACGTAGATAAAATGTATAAAGCTTCAGATAATCAGTTTTTTATTCCATCCTATACTTTGGCTAATGCTGTAGTATTTTACAATAGACAGGCTTGGGGCATACAGGTTAAAGCCAATAACATCTTTAATAAGAAATATTGGGACAGTTGGGCCAATTCACAAGCACCAGCAAATTTAGCAGTCAATTTGTCGTTCCGTTTTTAAATGAAATTAAAGAAAATACTAATTGCTATCCACTTGTGGATTGGGCTTTTATCGGGAGTCGTTGTTATTATATTAGGCTTGACTGGTTGTGTTCTCGTTTTTGTAGAAGAGATCAGACCATTTGTTTATGCAGACAGGCTGGAGGTAAGGTCGGTTTCTGAGAACCGGCTATCTATGCAGGATATGGTGCAAAAGGCAAAGGGTATATGGGGTAAAGATAAACCTGTATCGGCTTTGGAGATTGGTAATTCTCCCGGTAAGACCTGGCAATTCAGGTCTTACCGGGAGGATACGAATCCGGGATACTGGTATTGGAATGAAAAGAAGTTTTATGAATCATTATTCATAGATCCTTACACGGGACAGTTAGTTTTTCATGAGCAATCTGAATTTGAATTTTTTCGTGTCATTCTGTATTTGCATTGGAGCCTGTTGTTAAAAACAGAACTAGGACAACCAATTGTTGGTGTGGTGACCTTGTTGTATATACTTTCACTATTGACGGGACTTTATTTATGGTGGCCAAAAAATAAAAAGGCAAGACGTGTTCGTTTTTGGTTTAAATGGAAAAAGAATACTGGTTTAAAACGCAAGAACTATGACCTTCATAATATTCTTGGTTTCTATGCTTTTAGCGTGGGTCTGATCATTGCCTTTACTGGAATGGTCTGGGCATTTCCGATGCTGGAAAGGGGATTGCAAAATTTACTGGATAAAGGCAAGAGTTCAATAAAGACGACCATAACATCAGTACATAC from Pedobacter sp. WC2423 carries:
- a CDS encoding RNA polymerase sigma-70 factor — encoded protein: MEISRANKDYKLLNQIDDASFRALFDLYWKPLVAFCQHHIKDDEVAMDIVQDIFHSLWRRRDGLQIETRMEYYLFRAARIKVSDYYREKFKQENQSRCLSENFCESINNTEETILFKDLDHFVDGLVNRLPCRCKQVYTLSRNSGLSIPEIAEQLEISEKTVEAHLTKALRFLKTYLH
- a CDS encoding FecR family protein; the encoded protein is MLVDHHLLEKYWAGLCTPAERKAVEQWMSEGIPEESYELRSPESEPMMKDQLWQRIALARQEENEIQQPVKIVRRPIWFRGIAIAAILILTIGLGIYVLNKQSPDTALIAYQELILPPGKKASISLSDGTKVYLNAGSRLRYPKKFSKTERRIFLDGEAFFEVAKNPEKPFYVQTKQTTTRVLGTRFNIQSWKGYADRLNVEEGRVRFTAAGCTDTLILHANMQGEFDGHSLIRTMVNSANKIAWTKGIMVFNDTKLSEVTAELERWYAVQIHLSDPGLANYRLKARFDNNPSLIDVLQGISFALNIKYNIKDKEVTLSR
- a CDS encoding TonB-dependent siderophore receptor, encoding MNFLLFSIRLFSLASKTILLITLTIFISLSASAQSTLLKKRINIQVKNVSVAQALEEIETKAGCNFIYSPDLLDVNRKISLSNQNSTLEDILQEIFPNEIRRIEVKGNQINLQPSKGKGTVMGKVLTSDGLPAAYVNVDMDNRKVQADENGNFSFANAEVGTYKVTAKYVGLKGQEQEVTVAPNGTVKISFTLYEDMRALQEVVVNGERVNRFANKTTEYVSRLPLTNLENPQVYSVVTKQLMQEQVAVTVADALRNAGGAVSVTNPSGGVSAYFRGFGTGINARNGMESTSDRSAVDLANIERIEVMKGPSGTLFGASVSSFGGVVNVVTKKPIEAKRTEVSYTTGSFGLNRLTVDVNTPLDKEKKVLFRVNAASNRERSFLDYGFNNTFLLAPSITYHVNEKLTLNVDAELLQVHNTQPMNYVFRSADIKQPSDLLLDYRKTLFHDNVDVKNYATRVFAEAVYKLSPNFKSTTLFSFVSENVDHSYQRLVIWSSPSMATRASYVYGPVYNGYTNIQQNFNGKVKTGGLTHNLLIGANYRHYTSSFLFADIQPIDKIDVTKPFKPIVSQQIDKLVSFEPFPSPTQQTASVYASDMINLLPRLSAMLSLRLDHYNRQAVEGDEDGFKQTSFAPKFGLVYELLPKSLSLFANYMSGFQNVAPVSQPNGTRQVLDPLFATQAEGGIKAELFEKKLSFTASYYRINIDNATRMNEELFTIQDGKQVSKGVDLELITQPLPGLNILAGYAYNDNRIVRAALDAKIDGNKAGNAPENVANFWASYTFQNQLKGLGFGAGMNYVDKMYKASDNQFFIPSYTLANAVVFYNRQAWGIQVKANNIFNKKYWDSWANSQAPANLAVNLSFRF
- a CDS encoding PepSY-associated TM helix domain-containing protein, with the translated sequence MKLKKILIAIHLWIGLLSGVVVIILGLTGCVLVFVEEIRPFVYADRLEVRSVSENRLSMQDMVQKAKGIWGKDKPVSALEIGNSPGKTWQFRSYREDTNPGYWYWNEKKFYESLFIDPYTGQLVFHEQSEFEFFRVILYLHWSLLLKTELGQPIVGVVTLLYILSLLTGLYLWWPKNKKARRVRFWFKWKKNTGLKRKNYDLHNILGFYAFSVGLIIAFTGMVWAFPMLERGLQNLLDKGKSSIKTTITSVHTIPETAGKKGLDFIYADIKKKYPDAKAYHFYFPNDTSSRVTVLARYEPTLKTVVMQYNMLSCQLLKTSTFEDKSNGEKFSSMNYDIHTGSILGLPGKILAFLGSMISASLPLTGFLIWYNKKWGKTKAS